The genomic region CTCCGACCAGGTGGCGCAAATGTTCTTTGGCCAGCTCGTCGTGGGTCAGGTCCAGCGCCTCAAAGCCTTGCTGGTTGAAGTGCTGCGCAATCGTGGCCGATTCGCCCTTGCCGCGCGTGGTCAACCCCACAAACACGTGGGCGCGGGCGGAGTCGCTGATGCGGTAGTTGAACTCGGTGACGTTGCGCGGGCCGCCGGGCAGGGCACCCACGGACTCGCAAAAGCGGCGGAAGCTGCCGCGCTCTTCGGGAATGGTGATAGCAAACAGGGCTTCGCGCTCTTCGCCCACCTCGGCCCGCTCTGCCACGAAGCGCAGGCGGTCAAAGTTCATGTTGGCACCGCACAGGATGGCGGCGTAGGTCTCGCCCTCGGTGTGGTGGGTTTCCACATACTGCTTGATGGCCGCCACCGCCAGCGCCCCGGCGGGCTCGACGATGCTGCGCGTGTCCACAAACACATCCTTGATGGCGGCGCATACGGCGTCGGTGTCCACGGTGATGAATTCGTCCACCAGCCCGGCTGCCACGCGGAAGGTTTCCTCCCCCACCAGCTTCACGGCCGTGCCGTCCGAGAACAGGCCCACATCGGCCAGGGCCACGCGCTCCTGGGCCTTGACCGACTGGATCATCGCGTCCGAGTCGTTCATCTGCACGCCAATGATCTTGATCTCGGGCCGCACGGCCTTGATGTAGTTGGCCACACCGCTGACCAAACCGCCACCGCCGATTGCCACGAACACCGCATTGAGCTGGTTGCTGCCCAGGCTTTGCAGCTGGCGCAGGATTTCCATCGCAATGGTGCCTTGACCGGCAATCACGTCCGGGTCGTCGAACGGGTGCACAAAGGTCAGCCCTTGCTCCTTCTCCAGCTTGAGGGAGTGACCGTAGGCGTCTGAGTAGCTGTCGCCGTGCAGCACCACCTCGCCCCCCAGCGCCTTCACCGCATCCACCTTGAGTTGCGGGGTGGTGGTGGGCATCACGATGACGGCCCGCACGCCCAGCCGCTTGGCGCTCATGGCTACGCCCTGGGCGTGGTTGCCTGCAGAGGCACAGATCACACCGCGCTCGAGCTGGGCAGGCGTCAGGTGCGCCATCTTGTTGTAAGCCCCGCGCAGCTTGAAGCTGAACACCGGCTGCTGGTCCTCGCGCTTGAGCAGCACCTTGTTCTTCAGCCGCAGGCTCAGGTTTTTTGCGGGCTCCAGCGGAGACTCCACCGCCACGTCGTACACGCGTGCAGTCAGGATCTTCTTGAGGTAATCGGCGGGGGTGAGTGGCTGTGTCATGGGTGTGGTCTGATCACCCGCCGGCCTGTGTGCAGGCGGGGCGCACATCATAGTAGGTGCCGCACCGAGGTGGACTGCCAGACGGAGGTGTCTGGATCCCTCGTGACTGGCGTTGCAGTGCTGAGGGCAAAAAAAAGCCCCAGGCCGTGAGGCTTGGGGCTGAATCCATCCTTTGAGGAGATGGAGGAGACAATCGGAGCGCGGAAACCCGTTTGGGGTTGCCTTCAGCCGAAAATCACATTTCGACTGCGCATGGTTTGAATTTTAGCCTGTTGTTTGTTGCGATGCAGCAAAATTCAATCCAAATTTAGATCGCCGGGCTCAATCCGTGCGAAAAACGCCACGTTCATCACTATCGTCACAGGAGAGTCACATATATGGAATGCACAGTCAGCTGGACCGGAGGCGCCGGGACACGCTCGGGCATGGGTTTTGTTGCCGAAACCGGGAGTGGTCATGTGCTGACCATGGATGGCGCACCCGATGCCGTGAATCCCGCCAATGGAGGGCAGAACCTTGCACCTCGTCCCATGGAAACCGTGCTGGCGGGTACAGGAGGCTGCACTGCCTACGACGTGGTGCTGATTCTCAAGCGTGGACGGCACGACGTGCGCGGCTGCAGCGTCAAGCTCACATCCGAACGTGCTCAGACGGATCCCAAGGTGTTCACCAAGATCCACATGCAGTTTACGGTAACGGGACGTGGCATCCCTGCCGCGGCCGTGGAGCGTGCGATTGCCATGAGCCATGACAAATACTGCTCGGCCAGCATCATGCTGGGCAAAACAGCAGAAATCACGACTGGGTTTGAACTGGTGGAAGTCTGAAAGTATTTCCGTGGCAGATCGAGCGGGTGCCAGGCACCCGTTCGGTGCGCCAGGCTCAAATACGGTGCGCCGTAGTCGTCATCACCTTGGCCGCCACTTTCATCAAGCCCCGTGCTACAGGTGGCAGCTGTAAGGCTCCTGCGGCCTGGGCCTGCGCCGCATGGCGCTCTTCGTCTTCCTTCATGCGTGCCACCACCGCTCTGGATGCCCTGTCAGCCTTGGGCAGGCGTTGCAGATGGCCTTGGAGGTGTTGGGAGACTTG from Acidovorax sp. DW039 harbors:
- the ilvA gene encoding threonine ammonia-lyase, biosynthetic, which codes for MTQPLTPADYLKKILTARVYDVAVESPLEPAKNLSLRLKNKVLLKREDQQPVFSFKLRGAYNKMAHLTPAQLERGVICASAGNHAQGVAMSAKRLGVRAVIVMPTTTPQLKVDAVKALGGEVVLHGDSYSDAYGHSLKLEKEQGLTFVHPFDDPDVIAGQGTIAMEILRQLQSLGSNQLNAVFVAIGGGGLVSGVANYIKAVRPEIKIIGVQMNDSDAMIQSVKAQERVALADVGLFSDGTAVKLVGEETFRVAAGLVDEFITVDTDAVCAAIKDVFVDTRSIVEPAGALAVAAIKQYVETHHTEGETYAAILCGANMNFDRLRFVAERAEVGEEREALFAITIPEERGSFRRFCESVGALPGGPRNVTEFNYRISDSARAHVFVGLTTRGKGESATIAQHFNQQGFEALDLTHDELAKEHLRHLVGGHSALAQDERLLRFVFPERPGALLKFLSLMQPTWNISLFHYRNQGADYGRILVGMQVPAEDTETFNAFLSTLGYPYVEETNNPAYRLFLRTAS
- a CDS encoding OsmC family protein; this encodes MECTVSWTGGAGTRSGMGFVAETGSGHVLTMDGAPDAVNPANGGQNLAPRPMETVLAGTGGCTAYDVVLILKRGRHDVRGCSVKLTSERAQTDPKVFTKIHMQFTVTGRGIPAAAVERAIAMSHDKYCSASIMLGKTAEITTGFELVEV